In Diaphorobacter ruginosibacter, the genomic stretch CCGTGGCGGAAGCCAAGGAACTGATCGCCGCGGGCGACTTCATGCAGGTGCAGGTGGGCCAGCGCATCCACAAGCGCTACACCGAGAGCCCGTTGAGCCTGTACCGCGCGCTGCGTTCCCTGAACCCGTCGCCGTACATGTACTACTACAACTTCGGCGACTTCCAGGTGGTGGGTGCAAGCCCCGAGATCCTCGTGCGCCACGAGGCCGTGCCCGAGGGCCACAAGGTCACGATCCGCCCGCTCGCAGGCACACGCCCGCGCGGCGCGACGCCAGAGAAGGACAAGGCCACCGAGCAGGAACTGATCAACGATCCCAAGGAGCGCGCGGAGCACGTGATGCTCATCGACCTGGCGCGCAACGACATCGGCCGCATCGCCAAGACCGGCACCGTGAAGGTGACGGAGGCCTTTGCGGTGGAGCGATACAGCCACGTGATGCACATCGTGAGCAACGTCGAGGGCATCCTGAACGACGGCATGACCAACATGGACGTGCTCAAGGCCACGTTCCCCGCGGGCACGCTCACGGGTGCGCCCAAGGTGCATGCGATGGAGATCATCGACCGGCTCGAGCCCACGAAGCGCGGCATCTACGGCGGCGCCTGCGGCTACCTGAGCTACGCGGGCGACATGGACCTGGCGATCGCGATCCGCACCGCCATCGTCAAGGACGGCATGCTCTACGTGCAGGCCGCGGCCGGCGTGGTGGCGGACTCGGTGCCGGAATTGGAATGGAAGGAAACCGAGCACAAGGCGCGTGCGCTCGTGCGTGCATCGGAGCTGGTGGAAGAAGGACTCGAGTGAACATGGCCCGCGCAATTGACAAGGTGAAGAACTGCGAAACGATGACCGAGGTACGGGCCGGCGTGAATGCGCTGGACGACATCCTGGTGCCGCTGCTCGTGGAGCGTGGCGGCTACATGACGCAGGCGGCCAAGGTGAAGAACGACGAGAACCTCGTCTATGACCAGGACCGCATCGACGCCATCATCGAACGCGTGCGGCCCCAGGCCGAACGCGAAGGCGGCAACGCCGACCTCATCGAGCGCCTCTACCGCGCGATGATCACCTGCTACATCGACTACGAACATGAGGAACTGGCGCGCATGCGCGCCGCGGGGCTGAAGCCCCGTACCGCATCGGGGAGCAATGCATCATGAGCTCGAAGATCCAACTTCTGATGGTGGACAACTACGACAGCTTCACCTACAACATCGTGCAATACCTCGCCGAACTGGGCGCGCAGGTGCACGTGGTGCGCAACGACGAAGCCACGCTGGACGAGGTGAAGGCGCTCGTCGAGCGCGAAGGCATCACCCGCATCGTGATCTCGCCCGGTCCGTGCTCGCCGAACGAGGCGGGCATTTCCGTCGAGACCATCAAGCACTATGCGGGCAAGCTGCCGGTGCTGGGCGTGTGCCTTGGGCACCAGGCCATTGGCGCGGCGTTCGGCGGCGACATCATCCGCGCAGGCCAGCAGATGCATGGCAAGACCAGCGTGATCGCAACCGACCAGAAGGGCGTCTTCGCGGACCTGCCCAAGGAGTTCACGGTGAACCGCTATCACTCGCTGGTGATCGACCGCAAGACCTGCCCCGACGTGCTCGAGGTCACCGCGACCAGCGAGGACGGCGAGATCCAGGGCGTGCGCCATCGCACGCTGGCCGTGGAGGGCGTGCAATTCCACCCGGAGAGCATCCTCACGGAGCACGGCCATGCCATGCTGCGCAACTTCCTCGAACAGAGATGAAACACCCCCTGAGGCGCTTCGCGCCTTCCCCCTCTCTCTTCGCGCCGCGCGCTACGGGAGGGGGACGCAGCCTCGCTGCGGGGCTGCCCGCGCACGGGCCGCGCCGGGTTCAGGCGTTGCGCCATTGAAATCTGAAAGCACACGAACATAGAAAGAGACGCCAGCATGTCCATCACCCCGCAGGAAGCGCTGCAGCGCACCATCGAACACCGCGAGATCTTCCACGACGAGATGCTGCATCTGATGCGCATGATCATGAGCGGCGAGATGTCGCCGGTCATGACGGCGGCCATCGTCACCGGCCTGCGCGTCAAGAAGGAAACCATCGGCGAGATCTCGGCTGCGGCCGAGGTGATGCGCGAGTTCTCCAACAAGGTCAACGTGGCGAGCAAGAAGCATTTGGTCGACATCGTCGGCACCGGTGGCGACGGCGCGAACACGTTCAACATCTCCACCTGCTCCACCTTCGTGATCGCGGCGGCCGGCGGCAAGGTCAGCAAGCACGGCGGGCGCAGCGTGAGCAGCAAGTCGGGCAGCGCGGACGTCATGGAGGCGCTGGGCGTGAACATCAACCTCAAGCCCGAACAGATCGCGCAGAGCATTGCCGATGTGGGCATCGGCTTCATGTTCGCCCCCAATCACCATCCCGCGATGAAGAACGTGGCGCCGGTGCGCAAGGAGCTCGGTGTGCGCACCATCTTCAACATCCTCGGCCCGCTGACCAATCCCGCGAGCGCGCCCAACATCCTGATGGGCGTGTTCCACGAAGACCTGGTCGGCATCCAGGTGCGCGCACTGCAGCGCCTGGGCGCCGAGCATGCCATCGTCGTGTACGGCCGCGACGGGCTGGACGAGATCAGCCTTGGGGCGGGCACGTTGGTGGGCGAGCTCAAGGACGGCGTGGTGCGTGAGTACGAGGTTCACCCCGAAGACTTCGGCCTGCGCATGGTCGGCACCCGCGCCTTCCGCGTGGAGACGCCCGAGGAATCCAGGGCCATGCTGATGGGCGTGCTCAAGGGCGACCAAGGCCCGGCGCGCGATATCGTGTGCCTGAATGCCGGGGCGGCGCTGTATGCGGCGAACGTGGCCTCCTCTCTCGAGGACGGCCTCGCGCGGGCGCAGGCGGCGCTCGATAGCGGCGCGGCGCTCAGGAAGCTCGAAGAGCTGGTGGCGTTCACACAGAAATTCGCGGCCTGAACGCGGTAGCAAAGGATCTCATTTCATGTCCGACATTCTGAAAAAAATCTGCGAAGTCAAGGTCGAGGAGGTCGCCGCGGCCAAGAAGCGCATGTCCTTCGAGGACATGCGCCGCGACGCCGAGAGCCGCGTGCTCACACGCGACTTCGTCGGTGCGCTCAAGGCCAAGATCGCAAAGAACCAGGCCGCGGTGATCGCCGAGGTGAAGAAGGCCAGTCCGAGCAAGGGCGTGATCCGCGCCGACTTCATTCCCGCCGACATCGCGCAGAGCTATGCCGAGGGGGACGGCAAGGTGAACGCGGCCTGCCTCTCTGTGCTGACCGATCGCCAGTTCTTCCAGGGCCAGCCCGACTACCTGAAACAGGCGCGCGCCAGCTGCCTGTTGCCCGTGCTGCGCAAGGATTTCATGGTCGACCCCTACCAGATCTACGAGTCGCGCGCGATGGGCGCGGACGCGGTCCTGCTGATCGCAGCCTGCCTCGACGATGCGCAGATGGTGGAGATGGAAAACATCG encodes the following:
- a CDS encoding chorismate mutase gives rise to the protein MARAIDKVKNCETMTEVRAGVNALDDILVPLLVERGGYMTQAAKVKNDENLVYDQDRIDAIIERVRPQAEREGGNADLIERLYRAMITCYIDYEHEELARMRAAGLKPRTASGSNAS
- the trpD gene encoding anthranilate phosphoribosyltransferase produces the protein MSITPQEALQRTIEHREIFHDEMLHLMRMIMSGEMSPVMTAAIVTGLRVKKETIGEISAAAEVMREFSNKVNVASKKHLVDIVGTGGDGANTFNISTCSTFVIAAAGGKVSKHGGRSVSSKSGSADVMEALGVNINLKPEQIAQSIADVGIGFMFAPNHHPAMKNVAPVRKELGVRTIFNILGPLTNPASAPNILMGVFHEDLVGIQVRALQRLGAEHAIVVYGRDGLDEISLGAGTLVGELKDGVVREYEVHPEDFGLRMVGTRAFRVETPEESRAMLMGVLKGDQGPARDIVCLNAGAALYAANVASSLEDGLARAQAALDSGAALRKLEELVAFTQKFAA
- the trpE gene encoding anthranilate synthase component I, which codes for MITELEFKSLAADGYNRIPLIAEAFADLETPLSLYLKLSHARGDGTNSFLLESVVGGERFGRYSFIGLPARTLLRASGFGSAARTEVVTDGKVVEAAGGNPLDFIADYQKRFKVALSAGLPRFCGGLAGYFGYDAVRYIEKKLENSCPPDALGCPDILLLQCEEVAVIDNLSGKLYLIVYADPAQPEAYSRGKKRLRELKEQLKYSVSAPVVRATEHHPAERSFAKDDYLKAVAEAKELIAAGDFMQVQVGQRIHKRYTESPLSLYRALRSLNPSPYMYYYNFGDFQVVGASPEILVRHEAVPEGHKVTIRPLAGTRPRGATPEKDKATEQELINDPKERAEHVMLIDLARNDIGRIAKTGTVKVTEAFAVERYSHVMHIVSNVEGILNDGMTNMDVLKATFPAGTLTGAPKVHAMEIIDRLEPTKRGIYGGACGYLSYAGDMDLAIAIRTAIVKDGMLYVQAAAGVVADSVPELEWKETEHKARALVRASELVEEGLE
- the trpC gene encoding indole-3-glycerol phosphate synthase TrpC encodes the protein MSDILKKICEVKVEEVAAAKKRMSFEDMRRDAESRVLTRDFVGALKAKIAKNQAAVIAEVKKASPSKGVIRADFIPADIAQSYAEGDGKVNAACLSVLTDRQFFQGQPDYLKQARASCLLPVLRKDFMVDPYQIYESRAMGADAVLLIAACLDDAQMVEMENIARSLDMAVLVEVHDAEELDRALQLKTPLLGINNRNLRTFEVSLQTTLDLQKRVSADKLLVTESGILTPEDVKTMRDAGVNAFLVGEAFMRADEPGEALAKLFG
- a CDS encoding anthranilate synthase component II, whose product is MQLLMVDNYDSFTYNIVQYLAELGAQVHVVRNDEATLDEVKALVEREGITRIVISPGPCSPNEAGISVETIKHYAGKLPVLGVCLGHQAIGAAFGGDIIRAGQQMHGKTSVIATDQKGVFADLPKEFTVNRYHSLVIDRKTCPDVLEVTATSEDGEIQGVRHRTLAVEGVQFHPESILTEHGHAMLRNFLEQR